CGATCATCAAGTCAGCGCGCCTTGGCGCTCGAGTGTGGGCGCAATCGGCCCGTCTCGGCTATCAGACTATCTGTCCTTCTCTGCCGCGGCTCATGGCCGAGGCGTCGCAACCGTCGCCGCGCATCATTTGGTCGACGGGCGGTGACGCTGACGGCCTGCTTCGGACCTTCCCCGACGCAAAGCGGATCGTCCAATGTGTCGACGTGTATGAAGCTTATGCCGGCCCCGCCCAAAATCTACTGGAACAACATGACTACCGCGACGCGGATGCGATTGTGGCGATCGGCGAGGCACTGGCCCGCTATCTGGTGCGCGAACGCCAGGTGCCGCGCGACAAGATTACGGTGATCGGGCAGGGCGCTGATCTGGAGCTGTTTGCTACCCTCAAGCCGGAGCCGCCCGAGGTGGCGAACTGTCTGCGCCCGCGCCTGATCTGGGTCGGCCTGCTTGAGAAGGCGGATGCGACGCTCATGGAGGCGGCGCTGGCGGCGTTGCCAAACGGCGAGGGATCGCTTGTCCTACTGGGACCTGAAGCCGAGTGGGCGCGCCGCCTGGCGACGCACGACCAGCGAGTCCATGTAATTGGCCCACGGTCAGCGTCGGTTGTCGCCGCCTGCCTGCAGCACGCCGACGTCGGGCTGATGCTCTACGACCGCAAGCGTGATCCGCGCCAGTACGAGGGGCAGAACCCGCTGAAACTTTACGAGATGGCGGCGGCGGGCCTGCCGATCATCTCGACCTCGCACGAGGAATATCGCTATGGGACAAACCCAGCACTGATCGCAGACACTACCGAAGAGGTGGCCGCGGCCATGCATAATGCGCTGGGGCTCCGGGACAAGCTGGCATGTGCATCCCGGGAATTCGCTGGCGCCAATGGCTGGTCCGCGCGCTTCGTCCAAGCGCGGGCGCTCGTCCACGCGCTCCTTGAGGACCATGCGCCCGCAAGGCTCACGGCCAGGGCGGTATGACGATCATGCTGCAGGCCAAGCGCGCCATGGCATCGCTCCTGACGCACCGCATGGTCGGCGGCGTCATCGCCGCCGCGACGGGAAACCGAATCCCAGCCTTTGGCTTGAGGATTGACTCCAGCAATCCTCTGGTCAGTCCCGAAATCAAGGCCAAGCTGTTCTTCGGCATATACGAGTCGGCCGAGCGGCGCTTCGTCGCGCGCTATCTGCCCGGTGACGCCGACGTAGTCGAACTGGGGGCAAGCCTGGGTGTGCTGACCTCCATTATCCGCCGGCGCGTGTCGCAGCCGCGGCGGATCGTTGCGGTGGAGGCCAATCCGTTGTTGGCGCCCATTCTGCGTCGGACCTTGGAAGTGAATGGCTGCGACGCCAACGTGTTTGTCGAGGTTGCGGCGATCCATTATGGGCCGGAAGAGGAGGTTTCGTTCAGCGTCGGACGACACTCTACCGACGGCCGGGTAAGGCATGCAGCGGATGGCGGCGTGTCGGTGATCCGCACACC
This window of the Emcibacter sp. SYSU 3D8 genome carries:
- a CDS encoding glycosyltransferase family 4 protein, with translation MPSTHLPSLLFHRGNRWQGMLRGSTNILAQHFLQAGYPVTWLGRPYHAGHVLFQKNNSHGYRFGSRVERSSDGALEILPFTLAPIIKSARLGARVWAQSARLGYQTICPSLPRLMAEASQPSPRIIWSTGGDADGLLRTFPDAKRIVQCVDVYEAYAGPAQNLLEQHDYRDADAIVAIGEALARYLVRERQVPRDKITVIGQGADLELFATLKPEPPEVANCLRPRLIWVGLLEKADATLMEAALAALPNGEGSLVLLGPEAEWARRLATHDQRVHVIGPRSASVVAACLQHADVGLMLYDRKRDPRQYEGQNPLKLYEMAAAGLPIISTSHEEYRYGTNPALIADTTEEVAAAMHNALGLRDKLACASREFAGANGWSARFVQARALVHALLEDHAPARLTARAV
- a CDS encoding FkbM family methyltransferase, producing the protein MTIMLQAKRAMASLLTHRMVGGVIAAATGNRIPAFGLRIDSSNPLVSPEIKAKLFFGIYESAERRFVARYLPGDADVVELGASLGVLTSIIRRRVSQPRRIVAVEANPLLAPILRRTLEVNGCDANVFVEVAAIHYGPEEEVSFSVGRHSTDGRVRHAADGGVSVIRTPTVTLSRILRRHQVRDFSLIADIEGAEWGVIEHDLEAAAAAKIIIIELHTSSVGEDAEILLGRLLATGRFDLVDRYGNSCVLRPRSTKGRAA